The following nucleotide sequence is from Solidesulfovibrio carbinolicus.
TGCTCCAGCACGTCGAAAACCATGACCAGATCCTGGTCGGCCACGTCGGGCAGCAGCCAGTTGCAGGCAACAAAGGCGCGCCCGGCCTGGCCCGGGGCGGCGGCGTAGGGCATCTCGATTTTTTTCGGCGCGGCAAAGGGCTGCTGCCGGGCCACGGACGAGGCAGCCGGCCGGGCCTCGAAGCGGTCGAGGTAGGCCCCAAGCAGGCGCAGGCGCTCATCGGGATCGTCGTTGCCGGCAAAGAAGAAACGGCCGTTGCCGGGATGGTAGTAGGTCTCGTGGAAATTCTTGAAAGCATCAAAGGTCAGCGTCGGGATCACCTTGGGGTCGCCGCCGGAGTCCACGCCGTAGGTAGTGTCGGGAAACAGGGTGCGCTGGCAGAATTCGCCGAGCACGGAATCGGGCGAGGAGTAGACGCCCTTCATTTCATTGAAGACCACGCCGCTGCGGATCAGCTCGCCGCCGTCATTCCATTCAAAATGCCAGCCTTCCTGGAGGAAGACGGCCCGGGGGATGCGGGGAAAAAACACGGCGTCGAGATAGACGTCAACCAGATTATAGAAGTCGCGCAGGTTGGTGGAGGCCACCGGGTAGCAGGTCTTGTCGGGGTAGGTGAAGGCGTTGAGAAAGGTGTTGAGCGACCCTTTGAGGAGTTCGACAAAGGGTTCCTTGACGGGGTATTTTTGCGATCCGCACAGGACCGAGTGTTCCAGGATATGGGGCACGCCGGTGGAGCAGGCGGGCGGGGTGCGGAAAGCCGCGCCGAAAACCTTGTTTTCGTCGTCGGAAATCAGGGAAAGGAGTTCGGCTCCGGTGCGGTCGTGGCGGTAGAGGATGGCCCTGGCGGCGTATTCTTCAACGATTTCGTCGCGAAGGACGGAAAAACCGTAGTGCTTGGACATCAGCGCTCCTGCGTTGTCGTTTGGCCGGCGGTCATGGCCGGCCAGGTTTTTTGTACACATTCAGAAGAAATATGCTATAGGCAGCCCAAGGGCCTGGCGCAAGGCGGCCCGAGGCTGAGGAATGGGGGCGCATCCACTTGCGCTGCCTGGCAAAAAGAACTATATGTTAAACCGGAGAACAGAGGGAAGCACCCTGGAAGGTCGTCATTTCAAGAGGTTACGACACGACAGGGGGCTTGGGGTTCTTCCGCCCGCGGGCGGGAAAATCCCGTTTCAGGCTAATGAGGGTGGTTTTTTTTAGGCAAGGGTGAATCTCATTCACTACTCCGAGGAGGGAGTTATGAACAAGAAACTGCAAGTCGTGTTGGTGGCTCTGGTCGCCCTGCTGCTGGGATTCAGCGGTCCGGCCATGGCCAAGAAGCAGGTCCCGAAGGTCGACAACTTCATTTACTTCATCGACCATTCCAGCTCCATGGCGTTTTCCTATAAGGGACAGCGTTATGTGCAGTTTGGCGGCGTCTCCAAGATCATGATGGCCAAGTCCCTGGCCCGTGAACTGAACAAGATGACCCCCGAACTGGGCTACAAGGCCGGTCTGTACACCTTCGCTCCGTACAAGGAGTACGCTGCGATGGCCCCGTACAAGCAGGCCACCATGGCTGCCGCTGTTGAAAAGATCAACACCGACTACACCGTTTACGGCCGCATGACCCCCATGGGCAAGGGCCTGGAAGATCTGGACAAGCTGCCCGTCTCGACCCTGAGCGGCAAGACCGGCGTGTTCATCTTCTCCGACGGCGACTCCAACTGCGGCGTCGATCCCGTGGCCGTGGCCCAGTCCCTGAAGGCCAAGTACGGCGACAACCTGTGCTTCTACGTTGTCGACCTGTCCGACAACAAGCACGGCCAGCAGGTCCTCAAGGCCATCGCCGCCCTGGGCAAGTGCAACTGCATCGAGCTCGGCGAAGAGCTGCTCCGCAACGAGGCCGCCCGCGAGAAGTTCCTCGAGTGCGCCCTGTACGAGTGGATCGAAGACGAAATCGTCGTCTTCCGCAGCATCTACTTCGACTTCGACAAGTACAACATCAAGCCCGAATTCGTGCCCGTCCTTGAAGAAGGCACCGCCATCATCAAGTCCAAGACCGGCATGAAGGTCATCCTCGAGGGCCACACCGACTCCATCGGCTCCGAGCAGTACAACATGAAGCTCGGCCAGCGCCGCGCCGACTCGGTCAAGGCCTTCTTCGTGAAGAAGGGCATCGACGCCTCCCGCATCGAGACCATCAGCTTCGGCGAGTCCGATCCGGTGGCCACCAACAAGACCGCTCAGGGCCGCGCTCTGAACCGTCGCTGCGTGATCAAGTTCAAGTCCATGTAGTGAGACTTCCACGTCTCGCCGGCCAGACGCCCCGCCAGGGGCGTCTGGCTTTTTGATCGGAGAACACCCCATGCCCACCGTTCGAAGCACCCTCGCCGCCCTCGCTCTCCTTCTTTTTGCCGCCTCCGCCGCCTTTGCCGGCCTGCACGTCTATCCCGCCGACGGCCCGGCTCCGACTGTCGCGGTCGATACGCCAAAGCCCCTGACCTACAAGGTCGAAAAGGGCGACACCGTGGCCGTCATCGCCAAGAAGTTCGGCGTGGACGGCAAGGCGTTACTCGCCGCCAACAATCTGGCCGACGCCAAAAAGCTCAAGGCCGGACAAACCCTGACCATTCCCGGCAAGACCGCCGCGCCGGCCCCTGTGGCCGCCGTGCCGGCCAAGGCCGAGACCAAGCCTGCCGTTGCGGCTCCGGCCCCTGTGGCCGTTGCGCCGGCTCCGGTGGTGGCGGAAAAGCCCGACGCCACGGCCCGCAAGGCCGGCGGCAAGGAAGCCCTGGACCCGGGCGTGGTCGAGGAAAAGCCCGTCAAGGGCAAGAAAGGCAAGAAGGGCGCGGAACCGGCCCCTGTCCCGGCCCCGACGGTGGAGCTCACCGACAAGATGCGGGCGTCATTTGGCAAGACCGGCGTGATTGGCAACGCCACCGACGTGCCCCAGCCCATCCGTGACGAATTCTGGCGTTATGCCCAGAAGTGGGTGGACGAGCTGGACCGCCTGGGCGTCGGCACCATGGCCAACAAGAAGATCAAGCAGGTCGGCAGCCAGTGGGAGGCCACCTACCGCATCATCATCCGCGAATCCCTGGGCGCCGAGGTCAAGCGCGTGGAGTACGACCACACGCCCTACGTCGGCCACATCACCTACATGCAGCGGGTCTACACCAGCGTCGGACCGACCAAGGAGGCCGCCTTGCGCGGTCCCTGGACCGAGAAGGACGAAGCCATCCGCGAGATCTTCAGCTACTCCGGCAAGACCAAGGCCTGGCGCTAACAAGACGGCCAGGAAACGATTTCGCCCCCCGAAGCAACGCTTCGGGGGGCTTTTTCATGTGTGCCGAGCATGCGCGTCAGCTTGGAGGTGCAAGTCCTCTATCCAGCCTGATGGAGGCGAAGGATTAGCGAAGGGCAAGGGCGTCGTCGTGAGGCGGGGTCTGAAGGAAGCCTGGAGCAAAACCGCGACCCGATGAACAAGAACCGGATACGAGGCAGTCATGGGCGGACGAGCGGGCATGAGATCGCGAAGTCCCTATCCATCAAGGCCCATGGCTGTATATCCGGCGGGTGTGCGGGGAAGGCGGACGTGCTTACCTCGGGAGGTCCGCGCCATGTCCCGGAATCGAGACTGAGGCGGCAGCAATGCCGCCTGATCGTGGCGCGGAAGTCAGCAGAGGCCATAGTAGGCGCAAGCCGAAGGGCCAAACGGCAAGGAGCGGTAAGTAGGCCCTATGTCTCATGGCGTTTTGCGGCGGAATACCGGTAGACCGGCCTTGGCGGGTGAAAGCAGGGGTGAAGCCCCGAGGATGCCTGTTGGAGGGACCGAAACGTCCATGGCGGCACAGGAAACCGAAAGCCCGGCGTCAACCAGGCACTTGATGGAAGCGGTCTGCGAGAGGGCAAACCTCCGGGAGGCGCTCAAGCGAGTCAAGGGCAACAAGGGCAGTGCGGGGATCGACGGCATGACCGTGGATCAGCTTACGGACTACCTCAAGGAGCACTGGCCGGACATCAGGCAACGGCTTCTCACGGGCGCGTACCGGCCCAGCCCGGTGAACCGGGTGGAGATTCCCAAGCCGGATGGCGGCAAACGCAAGCTCGGCATTCCCACCGTACTCGACCGATTCGTGCAACAGGCGGTGATGCAGGTTTTGCAGCGCCTGTTGGATCCCTCCTTCTCCGAGCACAGCTACGGCTTCCGGCCCCGGCGCTCGGCCCATCAGGCGGTGCGCCAGGCCCAGGAGCACATCGCTCGGGGCTTGCGCTTCGTGGTGGACATCGACCTGGAGAAGTTCTTCGACCGGGTCAACCACGACATCCTGATGGGGCTTTTGGCCAAGCGGCTGGAAGACAAACGCATGCTCCGGCTCATCCGTGCGTTCCTGAACGCGGGGGTGATGGAGAGAGGGCTCGTAGGCCCGACGGACGAAGGGACGCCGCAAGGCGGTCCCCTTTCGCCGCTGTTGTCGAACATCGTGCTCGACGTCTTGGACCGGGAACTTGAGAGACGCGGCCACCGCTTTGTGCGCTACGCGGATGATTGCAATATCTACGTGCGCAGTAGGCGAGCCGGAGAGCGGACAATGCACAGCATCAGCCGTTTTCTGGAAAAGCGCCTCAAGCTCAAGGTGAACGCAGGGAAAAGTGCGGTGGACAGGCCAGCCCGGCGGAAGTTTCTCGGAGTCAGCTTTACGGCCGGAAGTGAGCCGCGACGGCGGATAGCGCCGCAGGCGATCAAGCGGTTCAAAGGCAGAATCCGTGAACTGTCCGGTACGGGACGGAGTATCGAAACGACGGTGGAACGTCTATCGGTCTACCTGCGCGGCTGGATCGGGTACTTTGGATTCTGCCAGGCGAAATCAGTGCTCAAAGGCCTGGACTCATGGCTCAGGCGTCGCTTGCGATGCGTGTTGTGGCGGCAGTGGAAACGGGGGCGGAAGCGGTTTGCTGAACTGAGGTCAAGGGGCGTAGGTAAAGACCTTGCCGCTCAAACGGCCGGAAGTCCTCTCGGACCTTGGCATATCAGCCGAAGCCCGGCCCTGAGCATCGCTCTGCCCAACAGCTATTTTGCCTCACTCGGACTGCCAACCCTAGGTGCCAGGTGAACGCTTAACCTGCCGAACCGCCGTGTACGGACCCGTATGCACGGTGGTGTGGGAGGAGGGGAGCCGCAAGGCTCCCCCCTATCCCGATGTGTGCCGAGCATGCGCGTCAGCTTGGAGGTGCAAGTCCTCTATCCAGCCTGATGGAGGCGAAGGATTAGCGAAGGGCAAGGGCGTCGTCGTGAGGCGGGGTCTGAAGGAAGCCTGGAGCAAAACCGCGACCCGATGAACAAGAACCGGATACGAGGCAGTCATGGGCGGACGAGCGGGCATGAGATCGCGAAGTCCCTATCCATCAAGGCCCATGGCTGTATATCCGGCGGGTGTGCGGGGAAGGCGGACGTGCTTACCTCGGGAGGTCCGCGCCATGTCCCGGAATCGAGACTGAGGCGGCAGCAATGCCGCCTGATCGTGGCGCGGAAGTCAGCAGAGGCCATAGTAGGCGCAAGCCGAAGGGCCAAACGGCAAGGAGCGGTAAGTAGGCCCTATGTCTCATGGCGTTTTGCGGCGGAATACCGGTAGACCGGCCTTGGCGGGTGAAAGCAGGGGTGAAGCCCCGAGGATGCCTGTTGGAGGGACCGAAACGTCCATGGCGGCACAGGAAACCGAAAGCCCGGCGTCAACCAGGCACTTGATGGAAGCGGTCTGCGAGAGGGCAAACCTCCGGGAGGCGCTCAAGCGAGTCAAGGGCAACAAGGGCAGTGCGGGGATCGACGGCATGACCGTGGATCAGCTTACGGACTACCTCAAGGAGCACTGGCCGGACATCAGGCAACGGCTTCTCACGGGCGCGTACCGGCCCAGCCCGGTGAACCGGGTGGAGATTCCCAAGCCGGATGGCGGCAAACGCAAGCTCGGCATTCCCACCGTACTCGACCGATTCGTGCAACAGGCGGTGATGCAGGTTTTGCAGCGCCTGTTGGATCCCTCCTTCTCCGAGCACAGCTACGGCTTCCGGCCCCGGCGCTCGGCCCATCAGGCGGTGCGCCAGGCCCAGGAGCACATCGCTCGGGGCTTGCGCTTCGTGGTGGACATCGACCTGGAGAAGTTCTTCGACCGGGTCAACCACGACATCCTGATGGGGCTTTTGGCCAAGCGGCTGGAAGACAAACGCATGCTCCGGCTCATCCGTGCGTTCCTGAACGCGGGGGTGATGGAGAGAGGGCTCGTAGGCCCGACGGACGAAGGGACGCCGCAAGGCGGTCCCCTTTCACCGCTGTTGTCGAACATCGTGCTCGACGTCTTGGACCGGGAACTTGAGAGACGCGGCCACCGCTTTGTGCGCTACGCGGATGATTGCAATATCTATGTGCGCAGTAGGCGGGCCGGAGAGCGGACAATGCACAGCATCAGCCGTTTTCTGGAAAAGCGCCTCAAGCTCAAGGTGAACGCAGGGAAAAGTGCGGTGGACAGGCCAGCCCGGCGGAAGTTTCTCGGAGTCAGCTTTACGGCCGGAAGTGAGCCGCGACGGCGGATAGCGCCGCAGGCGATCAAGCGGTTCAAAGGCAGAATCCGTGAACTGTCCGGTACGGGACGGAGTATCGAAACGACGGTGGAACGTCTATCGGTCTACCTGCGCGGCTGGATCGGGTACTTTGGATTCTGCCAGGCGAAATCAGTGCTCAAAGGCCTGGACTCATGGCTCAGGCGTCGCTTGCGATGCGTGTTGTGGCGGCAGTGGAAACGGGGGCGGAAGCGGTTTGCTGAACTGAGGTCAAGGGGCGTAGGTAAAGACCTTGCCGCTCAAACGGCCGGAAGTCCTCTCGGACCTTGGCATATCAGCCGAAGCCCGGCCCTGAGCATCGCTCTGCCCAACAGCTATTTTGCCTCACTCGGACTGCCAACCCTAGGTGCCAGGTGAACGCTTAACCTGCCGAACCGCCGTGTACGGACCCGTATGCACGGTGGTGTGGGAGGAGGGGAGCCGCAAGGCTCCCCCCTATCCCGATGGCGCTGGGAAGGCGCGACGGCCGATCCAAGACGCCTTCCACCAGGCTGCTCAAGGGCCAGGGGCCAGGCGGTTCCCCCACGGAAAACCAGGAAAGACTCCTAACCTTCCTACCGGTCCGTCAATCATCCCCTAGCCTCTCCTTTAAACCTTTCCTCCATTCGGGCGTCCGGAGGCCCAGGCCCCCGGATGCCTAACGCCCTGTTCTCCTTATCCCTTTTTCTTCCAAACCTCGCGGCTGCGGGCGTTTTTTTTCTGGACGCCGGCCCAGGTCTTGGTGGCCAGGAACGCTTCGGGCTAGCGGGTAAGGAGTTGTTCGTAGAGCGGCATGGGCACGGTGAAGGTCATTTCGTCGGGCTTCAGGAATTTCCGCGCTGAGGGGTCGCCGCAGCCGAGCACGGCCCGGGGCCGGCCCTTGGTCAGGTAGTGCAGCGGCCAGGTGGTCATGAAGCTGCAGCCAGCGCCGAAGGGCGCGGCCGTGACCTCGAAATTGTCGGTAACAAAGGCGGCCAGATTGGCCAGGCCGGTCAGCACCTCCCCCCGGGCGAAGAAGGTGACGGTCTCGGGCGTCTCGCTTGCGGCGAAGCGATTGACGGGTTTGAAGACGCAGTATTTGGCCGGAGCCGGGCGCGGGGCGATCTCGGTGAAAAAACGGCGGGCCGAGGCCGGGGCCGCTCAGGGATGCGGCCGGCGCAGGCGGCGAAAGGCCAGGAAGCTTCCCTTGAGAAACCGGGGGGCGAGCAGCCGCCAGGGGGCGTTGGTGGTCCCCTGGGGCAGCAGATGGTACCAGGCAAAGCCACGGGAGCGGTAGTGGGCTTTGGCCTTGTCGATGCAGCCGGCCTGGCGTGCGGCGTGCAGGGCGGCGTCGCGCTGGCAGCGCGAGCGAGCCATGGCGTCGAAAACCCGGGGATCAAATCCACGCCGGGCCAGGATGTGGCGCACCCGACGGGCCTCGGCCAGGCGGGACAGGGCGTCGCAGACCGAAAGCACGGCTCCGCCGGCTGAAGCGCCGGCCATGGCCAGGGCGGCCCTGATGGAGGCCGTGCAGAAAAGCCCCAGCCACAAGGCGGAAAAAAGCCCCAGGGCGACGGCCACGGTCATGGGCAGGGGCGCGGCGGCGAGCAGGCGTACGACTTGGATGGTCACGGCTGTTTATTTGGTGGCCGAGGAAGCCCGGGGCTGTCAAGACCCCCTTGACAGGCGATGAGAATTTCGGTGCAAGCAAATCATGACCCCCCGGAGGTGAGGCCATGAATCGTTGGGGAATGGGAACCATGCTCTACCGCGCCACTATCTGCTACGGTTTGCTTGCCATCGTTTACGACGCCATCCTGATCGAATCTTTTTGCGACCGCCTGATCCCCGAACGCCTGGCTCTGGCCGTGGGCGGGGTGCTTCTCGCCCTGGGCTTTGTGGTGTACGCTCTGGGCACGTTTTCGGTGTACAAGGCCATCGACGCCGGACAACTCGCCACGCGCGGCATTTTCGCCGTGGTGCGCCATCCGCTTTACGCCGCCTGGATCTGGTGCATCGTGCCCGGGCTGGCGCTCATGCAGGGCACGCTTTTGGCCCTTTTGACGCCGGTGGTGGCGGGGGTGTTCTACTGGTTGTGCATTCCCCATGAAGAAGTCTGGTTGTTGTCGCGTTTCGGCGAGCAGTACCGGCAGTATTGCCGCCGCGTGGGCGGCATTGTGCCGAAGTTGAGGCGTTGGGGACTACCCCAGGCGGGGTGACGACCACGCCCTGCTCCGGCGCGCCCGAGGCGGCAGCGTGGACGCAGGGCAGGCCGGGAATTCTCGTGACGGGGCGTGTCGGCAGGGTGATGTCAGACCCGCAGCGACAGCATGGTCGGGCCGGAGGCGGTCTGGGGCGTGACGGCGGCGGCTGTGGCGTAACCGGCCAGGGCTTGACGGCGGGTGTAGGCGTTGGGCGGGGGCGTTTGGCCCAGGGCCGGCGTTTCGGCCAAAAGCGCGCTGGCCGCGGCGGCGTCCAGGGCGTCGGCGAAGCTGCTGGCCTGGGGAGAGGCGCCCGAGAGGTCGAATTCGTAGTCCGTGGCCGAGTAGCGCAGGGAAAAGGGGCCAAACGACAGTCCGGCCTCGCGGCTGATGACCTTGCCGGGCACGCGCGGCGCGGCCGGCGTCAAACGAGACGCCTCGCGCTGGTAGGCCCCTATGGGCGATGCGGCGGCAATGGCGGCCATGGGCGG
It contains:
- a CDS encoding OmpA family protein, coding for MNKKLQVVLVALVALLLGFSGPAMAKKQVPKVDNFIYFIDHSSSMAFSYKGQRYVQFGGVSKIMMAKSLARELNKMTPELGYKAGLYTFAPYKEYAAMAPYKQATMAAAVEKINTDYTVYGRMTPMGKGLEDLDKLPVSTLSGKTGVFIFSDGDSNCGVDPVAVAQSLKAKYGDNLCFYVVDLSDNKHGQQVLKAIAALGKCNCIELGEELLRNEAAREKFLECALYEWIEDEIVVFRSIYFDFDKYNIKPEFVPVLEEGTAIIKSKTGMKVILEGHTDSIGSEQYNMKLGQRRADSVKAFFVKKGIDASRIETISFGESDPVATNKTAQGRALNRRCVIKFKSM
- the ltrA gene encoding group II intron reverse transcriptase/maturase — encoded protein: MAAQETESPASTRHLMEAVCERANLREALKRVKGNKGSAGIDGMTVDQLTDYLKEHWPDIRQRLLTGAYRPSPVNRVEIPKPDGGKRKLGIPTVLDRFVQQAVMQVLQRLLDPSFSEHSYGFRPRRSAHQAVRQAQEHIARGLRFVVDIDLEKFFDRVNHDILMGLLAKRLEDKRMLRLIRAFLNAGVMERGLVGPTDEGTPQGGPLSPLLSNIVLDVLDRELERRGHRFVRYADDCNIYVRSRRAGERTMHSISRFLEKRLKLKVNAGKSAVDRPARRKFLGVSFTAGSEPRRRIAPQAIKRFKGRIRELSGTGRSIETTVERLSVYLRGWIGYFGFCQAKSVLKGLDSWLRRRLRCVLWRQWKRGRKRFAELRSRGVGKDLAAQTAGSPLGPWHISRSPALSIALPNSYFASLGLPTLGAR
- a CDS encoding LysM peptidoglycan-binding domain-containing protein, whose translation is MPTVRSTLAALALLLFAASAAFAGLHVYPADGPAPTVAVDTPKPLTYKVEKGDTVAVIAKKFGVDGKALLAANNLADAKKLKAGQTLTIPGKTAAPAPVAAVPAKAETKPAVAAPAPVAVAPAPVVAEKPDATARKAGGKEALDPGVVEEKPVKGKKGKKGAEPAPVPAPTVELTDKMRASFGKTGVIGNATDVPQPIRDEFWRYAQKWVDELDRLGVGTMANKKIKQVGSQWEATYRIIIRESLGAEVKRVEYDHTPYVGHITYMQRVYTSVGPTKEAALRGPWTEKDEAIREIFSYSGKTKAWR
- the ltrA gene encoding group II intron reverse transcriptase/maturase — encoded protein: MAAQETESPASTRHLMEAVCERANLREALKRVKGNKGSAGIDGMTVDQLTDYLKEHWPDIRQRLLTGAYRPSPVNRVEIPKPDGGKRKLGIPTVLDRFVQQAVMQVLQRLLDPSFSEHSYGFRPRRSAHQAVRQAQEHIARGLRFVVDIDLEKFFDRVNHDILMGLLAKRLEDKRMLRLIRAFLNAGVMERGLVGPTDEGTPQGGPLSPLLSNIVLDVLDRELERRGHRFVRYADDCNIYVRSRRAGERTMHSISRFLEKRLKLKVNAGKSAVDRPARRKFLGVSFTAGSEPRRRIAPQAIKRFKGRIRELSGTGRSIETTVERLSVYLRGWIGYFGFCQAKSVLKGLDSWLRRRLRCVLWRQWKRGRKRFAELRSRGVGKDLAAQTAGSPLGPWHISRSPALSIALPNSYFASLGLPTLGAR
- a CDS encoding methyltransferase family protein; the protein is MNRWGMGTMLYRATICYGLLAIVYDAILIESFCDRLIPERLALAVGGVLLALGFVVYALGTFSVYKAIDAGQLATRGIFAVVRHPLYAAWIWCIVPGLALMQGTLLALLTPVVAGVFYWLCIPHEEVWLLSRFGEQYRQYCRRVGGIVPKLRRWGLPQAG